Proteins encoded together in one Hymenobacter monticola window:
- the yidD gene encoding membrane protein insertion efficiency factor YidD has translation MPLLWLIKLYWWVWPSAHRRQCLFRVSCSRHVYLRTRRHGLMAGIQALQHRTQKCRPGAYAFHHPITGQWLLQLPDGTQIPAAEAARKVC, from the coding sequence TTGCCGCTCCTCTGGTTAATCAAGCTCTACTGGTGGGTGTGGCCGTCTGCTCATCGGCGCCAGTGTCTGTTTCGCGTCAGCTGTTCCCGGCACGTCTACCTCCGCACCCGCCGGCATGGTCTGATGGCCGGAATCCAAGCCCTGCAGCACCGCACCCAAAAATGCCGCCCAGGAGCCTACGCCTTCCACCATCCCATCACCGGCCAGTGGCTTCTGCAGCTTCCCGACGGCACCCAAATTCCTGCTGCCGAAGCCGCCCGTAAGGTCTGCTAA
- a CDS encoding phospholipase D family protein has protein sequence MSKFVTGKELEEVVYDILFEAKRQLLLVSPYIKLDNYFREILDRHAHNPELELIVVFGKNEGNITRSVSRTDLDYFTKFPNVTVIYAPNLHAKYYGNEVKGVVTSINLYDYSFRNNIEFGVYSENAPIMEKLLETINRKSLEDQAFEQAMLVANSHDVIFAKRPVFKMRTGFMSKIVGGKDHLEPTIVFDAIEEVLHNRPYKSCRLSSLPKEVEFSQTLAQVRPSRQEVEARLAPQPAFVAEPAPAPFAPPTAPAPSVSQPYQRRETYQAPVARPTAPSNFHREPASSKPEQGYCIRTGATIAFNPDRPFSYSAYKKWAEFGNEDYPERYCHLTGNPTNGRTSKRNPILASR, from the coding sequence ATGTCCAAGTTCGTTACCGGCAAAGAACTCGAAGAAGTCGTTTACGACATCCTGTTCGAAGCCAAGCGCCAGCTATTACTGGTCTCCCCCTACATCAAGCTGGATAATTACTTCCGCGAAATACTCGACCGCCACGCCCACAATCCCGAGCTGGAGCTCATCGTGGTATTCGGCAAAAACGAGGGCAACATCACCCGCAGCGTCAGCCGCACCGACCTAGATTACTTCACCAAATTCCCCAACGTCACGGTCATCTATGCTCCCAACCTTCACGCCAAGTACTACGGCAACGAGGTAAAAGGCGTGGTCACCTCCATCAACCTCTACGACTACTCTTTCCGCAACAACATTGAGTTCGGGGTCTACAGCGAGAATGCCCCTATCATGGAGAAGCTGCTCGAAACCATCAACCGCAAAAGCCTCGAAGACCAAGCTTTTGAGCAGGCCATGCTTGTGGCCAATTCCCACGATGTCATCTTCGCCAAGCGCCCCGTCTTCAAAATGCGCACCGGCTTCATGTCCAAGATAGTGGGCGGCAAAGACCACCTGGAGCCCACCATCGTCTTCGACGCCATCGAGGAGGTGCTCCACAACCGCCCATACAAAAGCTGCCGCCTCTCCAGCCTACCCAAAGAGGTTGAGTTTAGCCAAACGTTGGCCCAGGTGCGCCCCAGCCGCCAAGAAGTCGAAGCCCGCCTAGCGCCCCAGCCTGCATTCGTTGCCGAGCCGGCGCCGGCGCCATTCGCACCCCCCACGGCGCCAGCGCCCTCTGTAAGCCAGCCCTACCAGCGGCGCGAAACCTATCAGGCTCCGGTAGCTCGCCCCACCGCGCCATCCAATTTCCACCGCGAACCGGCCTCTTCCAAGCCGGAACAAGGGTATTGCATCCGCACCGGAGCCACCATTGCTTTCAACCCCGACCGTCCATTCAGTTATTCCGCATACAAAAAGTGGGCTGAGTTCGGCAACGAAGACTACCCCGAGCGCTACTGCCACCTCACCGGCAACCCCACCAACGGCCGCACCAGCAAGCGCAACCCCATTCTGGCTTCCCGCTAA
- a CDS encoding restriction endonuclease subunit S: MFFDELRRKYPAKPLRNLLTESKGGSWGSDYFDGGINAKVLRSPDIRFGFIDFEKAEERCFTQKEIDNFNLMDNDVVVIKSNGSLDLVGKSQVFKSDSSFPYVIASNFLLVLRPDQKRIWPAYLDLFLKSPQALAWKFDTQKTTTGLRNLDTKGFLSIEVPLPSTLLEQQQLVEDFEALVKGENLLESQVLFNAYQLCQNLKGIDEEHDQQIVHLTQLRQALLREAMQGQLLPQDPTDEPAALLLKKLQAAKAATGKKGKAGALFEEEVEAVEGPFEIPANWAWCELKELMVSASTGPFGSMLHKHDYVFGGIPLVNPMNIVEGKIVPSEKMTVTPDTKKRLTSYILDAGDIVAARRGEMGRCAIVTDKEDGWLCGTGSFFMKLNKLIDNEYFVRVFRSEYSKNYLLSASVGSTMNNLNHRILNKLLIPLPPLAEQRRIVSKLEQLMQHCDALEQRIRESRRLAEQLLQTALREALAPPVGTEPAEEAELELAEAETSAPPKAKRGRPRRPAFTLENAPPDLFDAIQFDE, from the coding sequence ATGTTTTTCGACGAATTACGTCGGAAATACCCAGCTAAACCGCTTCGAAATCTCCTTACCGAATCGAAAGGTGGTTCTTGGGGGAGCGACTATTTTGACGGAGGCATTAATGCAAAAGTGTTGAGAAGCCCTGATATCAGATTTGGGTTTATCGATTTTGAGAAAGCGGAGGAGCGTTGCTTCACGCAAAAGGAGATTGACAACTTCAATTTGATGGACAACGACGTTGTTGTCATAAAATCAAATGGCAGTCTTGATTTGGTTGGTAAAAGCCAAGTTTTCAAATCAGATTCCTCCTTTCCTTACGTCATTGCCTCCAATTTCTTATTGGTGTTGCGTCCGGACCAGAAGCGTATTTGGCCGGCGTATTTGGACTTGTTTTTAAAGTCGCCACAAGCTCTTGCTTGGAAGTTTGACACGCAGAAAACAACAACCGGACTACGTAACCTTGACACCAAAGGCTTTTTGAGCATCGAGGTTCCATTGCCATCCACTCTGCTTGAGCAGCAACAACTGGTAGAAGATTTCGAAGCCTTAGTAAAAGGAGAAAACCTGCTTGAAAGTCAAGTGCTTTTCAATGCCTATCAACTGTGCCAAAATCTAAAAGGCATTGATGAAGAACACGACCAGCAAATCGTCCACCTCACCCAGCTCCGCCAAGCCCTGCTACGCGAGGCCATGCAAGGCCAACTACTCCCCCAAGACCCCACCGACGAACCCGCCGCCCTGCTGCTGAAGAAGCTGCAAGCGGCTAAGGCAGCAACGGGGAAAAAGGGCAAGGCTGGTGCCTTGTTTGAGGAAGAGGTAGAAGCGGTGGAAGGACCGTTTGAAATCCCCGCGAATTGGGCATGGTGTGAGCTTAAGGAACTTATGGTTTCTGCTTCAACAGGCCCATTTGGCTCCATGCTACATAAGCATGATTACGTTTTTGGCGGGATACCATTGGTTAATCCAATGAATATCGTGGAGGGCAAAATTGTCCCTTCAGAGAAGATGACGGTTACTCCAGATACCAAGAAAAGATTGACTAGCTATATACTGGATGCAGGAGATATTGTAGCAGCAAGAAGAGGCGAAATGGGCCGCTGCGCTATCGTTACTGATAAAGAAGATGGCTGGTTATGTGGAACCGGCTCCTTTTTCATGAAACTCAATAAACTCATTGACAACGAGTATTTTGTAAGAGTGTTTAGGTCTGAATATTCTAAAAATTACTTACTAAGCGCTTCGGTCGGTTCAACAATGAACAACCTGAACCACCGAATTCTAAATAAGCTTCTGATACCCCTGCCTCCACTAGCTGAGCAGCGCCGCATCGTATCAAAACTAGAGCAGCTTATGCAGCACTGCGACGCATTGGAGCAGCGCATCCGCGAGAGCCGCCGGCTGGCCGAGCAACTGCTCCAAACCGCCCTGCGCGAGGCCCTGGCCCCGCCTGTCGGCACCGAGCCCGCCGAAGAAGCCGAACTGGAGCTGGCCGAAGCTGAAACTTCAGCCCCGCCCAAGGCCAAGCGGGGCCGCCCGCGCCGACCTGCATTCACCCTAGAAAACGCGCCGCCCGACCTGTTCGATGCTATCCAATTTGACGAGTAG
- a CDS encoding class I SAM-dependent DNA methyltransferase, producing the protein MSNLSSLYKSIEKIMWQDTGLNGDAQRIEQFAWMLFFKIFSDKDQELELMDDAYQSPIPAEYRWDAWAADDEGMTGDALLEFIDRDLFPALRGLDVSTGNRRALIVREVFSGNNNYMKSGGNLRKVLNKLNEIDFNRAKDRHAFGDIYESILKGLQSAGKSGEFYTPRAVTNFICDILAPKLGETILDPACGTGGFLTSAVETLKSQATSVADQQELQKVKGWEYKPLPFLLATTNLILHDVEVPNITFRDVLDQSLSAYSQKDRVDVVLANPPFGGVVANGNEANFPANFRTKESADLFLVLIMHLLKDGGRAGVVLPDGSLTGEGVKQRVRQKLLEDCNLHTIVRLPNSVFQPYATVATNLLFFTKGTPTKEIWYYQHRLPEGQKSYSKTKTIRRDEFQPLEAWWKNREESEVAWRVPIQTIIDRNYDLDIKNPHQVEEAHEYTSAELIELLGQSFSKSEALLNALKGELV; encoded by the coding sequence ATGTCTAACCTTTCATCGCTCTATAAATCCATCGAGAAAATCATGTGGCAGGACACCGGCCTCAACGGTGACGCCCAGCGCATCGAGCAGTTCGCCTGGATGCTGTTTTTCAAGATTTTCTCCGACAAAGACCAGGAGCTCGAGCTCATGGACGACGCATACCAGTCGCCCATTCCCGCCGAGTACCGTTGGGACGCCTGGGCTGCCGACGACGAAGGCATGACCGGCGACGCCCTACTCGAATTCATCGACCGCGACCTGTTTCCCGCCCTGCGCGGTCTCGACGTAAGCACCGGCAACCGCCGTGCCCTCATCGTGCGCGAAGTATTCTCGGGCAACAACAACTACATGAAGTCGGGCGGCAACCTGCGCAAGGTGCTCAACAAGCTCAACGAAATTGACTTCAACCGCGCTAAAGACCGCCACGCCTTTGGCGACATCTACGAGAGCATCCTCAAGGGCCTGCAAAGCGCCGGCAAAAGCGGCGAGTTCTACACGCCCCGTGCTGTCACGAACTTCATCTGCGACATCCTGGCTCCCAAGCTCGGCGAAACCATCCTCGACCCCGCCTGCGGCACCGGTGGCTTCCTCACCTCCGCTGTCGAAACCCTCAAAAGCCAGGCTACCTCCGTGGCCGACCAGCAGGAGCTCCAGAAGGTGAAAGGGTGGGAGTACAAGCCCCTGCCGTTCCTACTGGCCACCACCAACCTCATTCTGCACGACGTGGAGGTGCCCAACATTACCTTCCGCGACGTGCTCGACCAGTCCCTGAGCGCCTACTCCCAGAAAGACCGGGTCGACGTGGTGCTCGCCAACCCGCCCTTCGGCGGCGTGGTGGCCAACGGCAACGAAGCCAACTTCCCCGCCAACTTCCGCACCAAGGAATCGGCCGACCTCTTCCTTGTCCTCATCATGCACCTGCTCAAGGACGGCGGCCGCGCCGGCGTAGTGCTGCCCGATGGCTCCCTCACCGGCGAGGGCGTGAAGCAGCGGGTGCGCCAAAAGCTGCTCGAAGACTGCAACCTGCACACCATCGTGCGCCTGCCCAACTCCGTGTTCCAGCCATACGCCACGGTGGCCACCAACCTGCTGTTCTTCACCAAGGGCACGCCCACCAAGGAAATCTGGTACTACCAGCACCGCCTGCCCGAGGGCCAGAAGTCCTACTCCAAAACCAAAACCATTCGCCGAGACGAGTTTCAGCCCCTTGAGGCGTGGTGGAAAAACCGCGAGGAGAGCGAAGTGGCCTGGCGCGTACCTATTCAAACAATTATTGACCGCAACTACGACCTAGATATTAAGAATCCGCACCAGGTCGAGGAAGCGCACGAATACACCAGCGCCGAGCTGATTGAGTTGTTGGGCCAGAGCTTTTCGAAGAGTGAGGCGTTGTTGAATGCGTTGAAAGGGGAGTTGGTATGA